A window of Macrobrachium rosenbergii isolate ZJJX-2024 chromosome 15, ASM4041242v1, whole genome shotgun sequence contains these coding sequences:
- the Pym gene encoding partner of Y14 and mago has protein sequence MSTAEYMKDETGQCFIPASQRPDGTWRKARRVKDGYVPQEEMPLYESKGKQWAKSRSEYPVGLAPDDVAAAKAKQQANNAGIPGLVITPKPEKSKSQKKKSGGGKKKSAAPDASITKQLQETHISESTGDKDQQAAPTDPVKRLRNLRKKLRDIEKLEKQINSGELKKPEEDQLLKVKKKGEVLRLIKELEKEVGESN, from the exons ATGTCTACGGCGGAGTACATGAAGGATGAGACTG GGCAATGTTTCATCCCAGCTTCACAACGTCCCGACGGTACCTGGCGGAAAGCCAGAAGGGTGAAAGATGGTTATGTTCCTCAGGAGGAGATGCCatt ATATGAGAGTAAAGGCAAACAGTGGGCAAAAAGTCGCTCAGAGTATCCAGTTGGTCTGGCTCCAGATGATGTAGCTGCTGCTAAAGCCAAACAGCAGGCAAACAATGCAGGAATCCCAGGATTGGTAATAACTCCAAAGCCAG agaaatctaAGTCACAGAAGAAGAAATCTGGAGGTGGCAAGAAAAAGTCAGCAGCCCCAGATGCAAGCATAACAAAACAGCTGCAGGAGACTCACATTTCTGAATCCACAGGAGAtaaag ATCAGCAGGCTGCACCTACAGACCCAGTGAAGCGATTACGAAATCTTAGGAAAAAGCTAAGGGATATAGAGAAGTTAGAGAAGCAGATTAACTCTGGGGAACTTAAGAAACCAGAAGAAGATCAGCTATTAAAGGTCAAGAAGAAAGGCGAGGTCTTGCGACTCATCAAAGAGTTAGAAAAAGAAGTAGGTGAAAGCAATTAG